One Neomonachus schauinslandi chromosome 9, ASM220157v2, whole genome shotgun sequence DNA segment encodes these proteins:
- the ARF6 gene encoding ADP-ribosylation factor 6, whose translation MGKVLSKIFGNKEMRILMLGLDAAGKTTILYKLKLGQSVTTIPTVGFNVETVTYKNVKFNVWDVGGQDKIRPLWRHYYTGTQGLIFVVDCADRDRIDEARQELHRIINDREMRDAIILIFANKQDLPDAMKPHEIQEKLGLTRIRDRNWYVQPSCATSGDGLYEGLTWLTSNYKS comes from the coding sequence ATGGGGAAGGTGCTATCCAAGATCTTCGGGAACAAGGAAATGCGGATCCTCATGTTGGGCCTGGACGCGGCCGGCAAGACAACAATCCTGTACAAGTTGAAGCTGGGCCAGTCGGTGACCACCATTCCCACAGTGGGTTTCAACGTGGAGACGGTGACTTACAAAAACGTCAAGTTCAACGTATGGGATGTGGGCGGCCAGGACAAGATCCGGCCGCTCTGGCGGCATTACTACACCGGGACCCAGGGTCTGATCTTCGTAGTGGACTGCGCCGACCGCGACCGCATCGACGAGGCCCGCCAGGAGCTGCATCGCATTATCAATGACCGGGAGATGAGGGACGCCATAATCCTCATCTTCGCCAACAAACAGGACCTGCCTGATGCCATGAAACCCCACGAGATCCAGGAGAAACTGGGCCTGACCCGGATTCGGGACAGGAACTGGTATGTGCAGCCCTCCTGTGCCACCTCAGGGGATGGACTCTATGAGGGGCTCACATGGTTAACCTCTAACTACAAATCCTAA